One Ignavibacteriota bacterium DNA window includes the following coding sequences:
- a CDS encoding 1-acyl-sn-glycerol-3-phosphate acyltransferase encodes MVKILLIVPFTVVMSIITTVAIVLTRSPELFDTLVRFFYSGILVLSGVKVNVLGLEAIDVSRNYIYVANHASYYDIPSVMTGIPDRFIRIMYKKELQKIPVFGWAMKWTRFYIPINRGRGMEAQQSLEKAIERIKNGESVLLFAEGTRTTDGKLQQFKRGAFNIAVKAGIPVVPVTINGSYGIMPKSSFRIRSGEITLTVSKPILPPAEDGKASELQLMEEVYQSIQQNYIKQ; translated from the coding sequence ATGGTAAAAATATTATTGATTGTCCCGTTTACGGTGGTGATGTCTATTATCACTACGGTTGCAATTGTTCTGACCCGAAGCCCGGAATTATTTGATACGCTTGTCCGATTTTTCTATTCGGGAATTTTGGTGTTGAGCGGCGTGAAGGTAAACGTCCTCGGACTCGAAGCGATTGATGTTTCCCGCAACTATATTTATGTTGCCAATCATGCCAGTTACTATGATATCCCATCGGTGATGACCGGCATTCCTGACAGATTCATTCGCATCATGTATAAAAAAGAATTGCAGAAAATTCCGGTGTTCGGTTGGGCGATGAAGTGGACACGGTTTTATATTCCCATCAATCGCGGACGGGGAATGGAAGCGCAACAGAGTTTAGAGAAAGCAATCGAACGGATTAAGAACGGTGAATCAGTGTTACTGTTTGCAGAAGGAACACGAACAACGGATGGAAAACTTCAGCAATTCAAACGCGGTGCATTTAATATTGCTGTGAAAGCCGGAATCCCTGTCGTGCCGGTTACGATTAACGGAAGTTATGGAATTATGCCGAAAAGTTCTTTCCGGATTCGTTCCGGTGAAATTACATTGACCGTCAGTAAACCGATTTTACCACCAGCGGAAGACGGGAAAGCATCCGAACTTCAACTCATGGAAGAAGTGTATCAATCAATCCAACAGAATTATATCAAACAATAA